One window from the genome of Nicotiana tomentosiformis chromosome 5, ASM39032v3, whole genome shotgun sequence encodes:
- the LOC138892141 gene encoding uncharacterized protein, which produces MPKTSTGETPYSLVHGVDAVIPVKVGETNLRYSHESGTRNDESRKQELDKIEERRDMAYVKMISQKQQAERYYNKKAKVRPLKVGDYMFKAKIQASKDPREVHLEELGNYRSH; this is translated from the exons atgccGAAGACAAGCACAGGAGAGACGCCTTACTCATTAGTCCATGGGGTTGATGCAGTAATACCGGTCAAAGTTGGGGAGACCAACCTAAGATACTCCCACGAGAGCGGAACAAGGAACGATGAAAGCAGAAAGCAGGAGCTCGACAAAATTGaagaacgaagagatatggcctacgtaAAGATGATCTCCcaaaaacaacaagcagaacgctattataacaaaaaggcaaagGTCAGGCCACTCAAAGTAGGGGACTACATGTTTAAAGCTAAAAtacaagcaagcaaagacccacgggaag TTCATCTCGAAGAGCTTGGAAATTACCGCTCTCACTAA